The following are encoded in a window of Pongo abelii isolate AG06213 chromosome 14, NHGRI_mPonAbe1-v2.0_pri, whole genome shotgun sequence genomic DNA:
- the LOC134759863 gene encoding endogenous retrovirus group K member 104 Rec protein-like, with product MNPSEMQRKVPPQRQKTRNRASLAHQVNKMVTSEEQMKLPSTKKAEPLTWAQLKKLTQIAEKSLKNTRVTQTPENMLLAALMTVSTVSTGVSSSSRETATSENRP from the exons ATGAACCCATCAGAGATGCAAAGAAAAGTGcctccacagagacagaaaacccGCAATCGAGCATCATTGGCTCACCAGGTGAACAAAATGGTGACATCAGAAGAACAGATGAAGTTGCCATCCACCAAGAAAGCAGAGCCGCTGACCTGGGCCCAACTAAAGAAGTTGACACAGATAGCTGAAAAAAGCCTGAAGAACACAAGGGTAACACAAACTCCAGAGAATATGCTGCTTGCAGCTTTAATGACTGTATCAACGGTG TCTACAGGTGTATCCAGCAGCTCCAGAGAGACAGCGACCAGCGAGAACAGgccatga